Proteins from one Malaya genurostris strain Urasoe2022 chromosome 2, Malgen_1.1, whole genome shotgun sequence genomic window:
- the LOC131428131 gene encoding uncharacterized protein LOC131428131 isoform X7, whose product MNYGRKTPSTYRSTPSVYSHITGRSQSNLHSQRSKSLKSLRIPWYQKPILHNNKYMDIQRGAIITGSFSIFVALFTMITAIFDIYCLVMAAPGSTHYGYYIISYEFVYVGNKHVRNGLMVAALFSLIGGAVIFVTSIMLVHALRKELENKVVPWLWSFAVFTIFRFLALLLFSIVNDLIFAYNILITLIWILIILASVYGWVLVYSLYLELADLTKLEDLAHLRMGTMQSLNASVAHSLAGSRPTTPHSTVSTMPVGGVV is encoded by the coding sequence ATGAACTATGGACGGAAAACTCCGTCGACCTACAGGTCGACACCGTCGGTTTATTCGCACATCACCGGTCGATCGCAGTCCAACTTGCACTCGCAGCGATCTAAGTCGTTGAAGTCCCTCCGAATACCTTGGTACCAGAAACCGATCCTACACAATAATAAATACATGGACATTCAGCGAGGAGCTATCATAACAGGATCATTTTCGATCTTCGTCGCTTTGTTCACGATGATTACGGCAATTTTTGATATTTACTGCCTAGTAATGGCAGCTCCAGGATCCACACACTACGGATACTACATTATCTCATACGAATTTGTCTACGTCGGTAATAAGCACGTGCGCAATGGATTGATGGTCGCGGCTTTATTCTCCTTGATAGGCGGAGCAGTCATATTCGTGACCAGTATAATGTTAGTTCATGCTTTACGGAAGGAGCTCGAAAACAAAGTCGTTCCATGGCTCTGGAGTTTCGCCGTATTTACGATATTCAGATTCCTTGCTCTACTGCTATTTTCAATCGTCAACGATCTGATCTTCGCCTACAACATTCTGATCACGTTGATATGGATTCTGATTATCCTTGCGTCGGTGTACGGATGGGTGTTGGTCTATTCCCTCTATCTGGAGCTGGCCGACCTCACAAAGTTGGAAGATTTGGCTCATCTTCGGATGGGAACGATGCAGTCGCTCAATGCTTCGGTTGCACATTCACTGGCCGGTTCGCGACCTACAACACCGCACAGTACCGTTTCGACGATGCCCGTTGGTGGTGTGGTTTAG